The DNA segment TTGCCTTACTGAAACTTAGTAAACCTGCCAGTAAGTTTTTACTTATTTGATGTATAATACATAAACATTTATGCAAATCATAATATAACTGACATAAACTTAGCTATTTACCATACACAGCACTGTCTAAACAACAgtataccataaatatataaatcaaagaGGCACTTCTGACCGCTGACAAGTTTTGTTCATACTGTTAAAAGGTAATATACAGCCTGTGTGCCTGCCTGTGTTTGGCCAGGCGTTTCCTGCTGCCAAACAGTGCTGGACCACAGGCTTCGGAGTTACCAAGCAAGGGGCTGGTATGTAATGTACAGTTGCTATATGTAAGCCAATGTATTTTGTTGAGTTTGAAAGTATTGATTAATAACGCTGGCCTTTACATGTGTGTTTGCAGACAGCATTTCCACTCTTTTGATGGAGGTTGCAGTAAACCTGATAGACTCAGCTGTGTGTAACTCATTTAGTGTTTACAGAGGCCGGATCACTGAGAATATGCAGTGTGCAGGAGATCTTAGTGGAGAGAGAGACTCCTGTCAGGTTAGACATGTTCTCGTATTCAAAAGCTTACAAATGCTGCCACCTTTTGGTACAATATTATATTGCAGTTTGAACTTTGTACTTAGTTCATTCAGTGTTATTTCTTCTTCAATGTTATTTTAATCTCCATTTCTCTCCAGGGGGACAGTGGAGGTCCACTGGTGTGTAAAGTTGATGACAAATGGTATCTCACAGGCGTAACAAGCTGGGGAGATGGCTGTGGAAAGCCAAACCGTCCAGGGGTCTACAGTGATGTAGGGCAACTTTTAATGTGGATATATGGCAAGATGCAGGTAAacacatttttccattttaacatgcaaacacacataaTATTGTTTGTCATGAGTTAACATACTTATACAAACAGTCTCTTACCATTCTCTTTTTTCTATCCTTGTGTCTTTCTGGCTCTGTTTTTTCAATTACAGCTAGCGCGACCATGACCTACTAACAACAATGAAGAACAAATCTTGACATTTTTCTCTGTTGTGTAAAAATTTTATGTAATGAAATAAGATTTCTCAATTTTTAAAATGACAGAGCACACAGTGAGATGCACTTTTGCAGTAAATATTAGATTTATGTAAAATTttgaattcattatttaaataaggaTGATGTAAATGTGTCtgtaaaatcttttattttgggaATACTAACGTTCTTCAATAAAAACATGGATTACATTACTGAATCTATCTTGTAGAAAATGCCAGGACATTTAAACTGTCCAGTTCTGTACTGTATAGCCTATTGTGTATTATATGTAGAAGATCTACTATAGAGGAAGAACTACTATTTCCTAGCAAAACATGTAACATGTAAAGTAATACAATGTAAAAAGAATACAGTGGAGCAGCATGAACTGAAATCTCTTTCACTCTGAAAATAaatcagcataaaaataaaactgtatttctGTTCATGAACACAACTTATTTTCCGTCTAAAAGGTGAAAGCTGGCGGGATCTTTTTCTTAGTCATAATCATTAACTTTAGAAAGAATACCCCActtggtcatttttatttttacacactgCTAGATTTATTATGAAAAGAGAAAGCAAACTCACTTCTGATTGTTCTTatttgaaaacaagaaaaaaaactactgaaGCAATCAGTTAGATTTACAAATACACCCACATGAAACTAAAGTGTTTAGTTATGTATTTGTTCTATACTTTTTTATGTGTTCTTTAGAATATGACAGATTAATTTTTAACTACCCAATGAAATAGAACTAACAGATAAACGAACAGTctcaatgtaatttattaacatcatttaaaatgtattaacattacaaaaagtgtacatttcacaatgtgtgtatataatttttgtattttacatcatgagttatttatttatcttatattAGATTATCTGGCCTTCAAATTTTAAATCTCTGGTCTGGTCTTGTTTCTCAATGAGCTTTAATGACCTTGTCATCTTATTGCAAGGGCACATTCAGCACTGCTCAATGGTTAGATATTAAGAAATGTCCCAAAGGCTtgtgtttatgtgcatgttttaAGGTTTACTGGATAAGACGTGTCAGAGCGAAGGGTTTGAAGGTCGTTATATacgaaacacacacactttctctcctcCCTGTAGTTGTCACTGATTTGTCATTCGCTCCACCAGTTACAGTTCCACCATCAGAGAGTTTAAGGAGCTCCCTGCAAACATTCAAACTCCTCTTTGACTTACACAGTTCTGCTGTTATCAACCTTGAAAGCTTTTGAGGTCCTGCAACACTGCTAACGATGGGAGTGGGTAAGTTTGATTCAACTAACTTTATATAATGTTATCAAACATAAAAAACCTGACTGTATAGGCACTAAACTTTTAagtatgtctttaaaaaaaacatcatataccACAAATTTTCTTTCACACACCCttatgtctttaaaaaaacatatcataTACCGCAGATTCTCTTTCACACACCCTTATGTTCTtacaaacttgtatgacttactTTTTTCTGCAGaatgtaaaatttttaaattgttagaaaaaaacaatgttttggtTGATTCTTCGCGGCAAACTATCCATTTAACAAATTTAGACATGTATTATAAGTAGAAATAATATTAACACTAAAGTTAACATATCCTTGTGTGTTCTCTTTTAAGAAAAACCTGAGTATTCAGATGCTGATTTCACCTATGGTAAGAATGTCTCATGGTTAATTAAACCCCTTTATTAAACTGACAGGACTGTGAAATGATCATAaactcatttaaaaatgtgtattttgtgaGTATGAATGTAGGACAATTGATTGTATCTTATTTTATATATCTCAAGAGTCAAAGTAACAGTCCTGCTCTTAACAGCCAGCTAAAGTTGTGCTCTACAACTATAAATGcaaagtttcttttaaaaacacttttgtggATATCTTGTTTATAAATATCTTTGTGTGTGCTTAAGATTATGAGTTGATCAGAAAAGGAGGGCTGATCTTTGcagctgttttgttctgtttgggCATGGCTATCATATTCAGTGAGTATGTCTAGGTTCATGCAATCTACAGCATGTCCTTTCTGCAtaagttataataaaaatacaagcaAACACAGCAATGCATGCacacatcgttttttttttttttttttcattgtgtaatCAAACGTTATCTTTTCTGGCAGGCAAAAAGCTCAACTGTGGAAACAAGGCGTCTTCTAAGTAaggcatataaaatatttatacaataaaagacacacacatactcctCTCTTACCTCTTGGTGTGTCTTCTCTGCAGGTTTGAAGACAATGGTGATCTTTGACCTCTCCTTCATTAACCTTCACCGTAAGCATGCATATGCATTAACATACATTGTTACACTTTTGGCAGGCATATTCCTAGCAAGCATTacatcatgtttttaaaaaataaatgtcatgactttctgtcaagaaagcttttttttaaatgacttttaaaaggTGATggtctttctttattattttataaactcTGAATGTTTTACAGATTCACAacatataaaagtatattaacaGAATGTTGATGGAAAAGATGAATAACCAAATTTcaactctctttctctgttttctgCAGGTAAACAGACACCTCAGTAAATTCACCAAGGAGGATCACCATTTTCCATAATCACTTGTGGTCTCAACGTAcagtgaagattttttttttcagataaatagTTCATTTTCATTTCCTTCTATGTATACtgtcacaataaaataaaactcaaatgaTCCTTTCTGTGAAATTTACTACAAATTTAAAGAACACTGTAGTCAGGGGTGGcctgtatttcaaatacatgtacatattatttattaaaatattattttgtatttaaataccttTGAAATTctcatgtattttacatttaacatttaatctgagtatttttgaattttcaaaatacattaagGTACCAACCTCCTTATTAGAGCTGATTTCCTgcagggatgggcagtatttcagatacatgaatttgaaaatactattttgtattttaaatacctCTGGGGAAAATTCTaatgtgttttgtatttaaatacatttaatcttagtaattttagtttttagtattttGTATACTTGTTGATACAGGAAATCAGGCAgtctaataaagaggttggaCTGGCAAAAAgtattcatgtatttttaaaactacaaaaatactaatattaaatgtatttaaatacaaaatagtacaAATACATGTATTTGCCTACTGCCCCATTCCTGATTGTAGTGTCAGATATAGACTATACGTCAAATCTTGACGTATACACTCACGTGTTCAACTCAGACGCATTATATTTTAAGATACTGCTTCACGaagttatttttagaactatatataCGATCCCAATAATCTGCAACAACTCTGTCTTTGAAGGATGCTGCTTCGCCTTTAGATCGGGCCTGCGTCCGCGCGCGCTAGAGCTCGGCTCTTGTAATTGCTCAGCGCTGTGCTGTTGTCCATGCGCCACTGGGCGAGTCTCGGCTGTC comes from the Carassius auratus strain Wakin unplaced genomic scaffold, ASM336829v1 scaf_tig00035351, whole genome shotgun sequence genome and includes:
- the LOC113081954 gene encoding sodium/potassium-transporting ATPase subunit gamma-like is translated as MGVEKPEYSDADFTYDYELIRKGGLIFAAVLFCLGMAIIFSKKLNCGNKASSKFEDNGDL